CGATTTCCCCATGCCGAATATCTTCGCTGCGGTGCGTTTCGCGCGTATGAGCTCATTGACCTTCTGCTGCGGGTCGGTGATGAGGTATGACATCGATGCGGTAAGGCGCGCGGACATATAGAGCATGCCGTCATAGCCGAAATTAGTGTCGGTGTCCGGTCCGAAACCGGTCTTTACTTCCTCGTAGCTTTCCTTCCCGTTCTGCA
The Spirochaetota bacterium DNA segment above includes these coding regions:
- a CDS encoding DUF2225 domain-containing protein, with product QNGKESYEEVKTGFGPDTDTNFGYDGMLYMSARLTASMSYLITDPQQKVNELIRAKRTAAKIFGMGKSSKNKPADLLEFSKELHAEIGTYIEELAKKFNLTVDE